One window from the genome of Rufibacter tibetensis encodes:
- a CDS encoding glycosyl hydrolase family 8: MACHLVIGGSLLLSMLSCSPQANSSLQTGKGAYATRQYRNLFKENGHAEEEVLRKIQAGYQQLFEGDSATQAIYFAAGKNEKGPLAYIYDVYNKDVRSEGMSYGMMIAVQMDKKTEFDALWNYAMTHMYIDQPGHPSEGYFAWSVKPDGTRNSEGPAPDGEEYFVTALYFASGRWGNGQGIYQYKEWADKILTTMRHHPETSGTTKFGPQISGPMVNEEKRMILFVPTNQGRKFTDPSYHLPAFYELWALWGPKADREFWKAAADTSRAFIQKTTHPKTGLAPDYAHFDGKPVTTPFNPNSHHFAYDSWRTAMNWSVDWAWWQKDPKEQELSNRIQAFFASEGLTSYGHIYTLDGKKVSSGPSAGLISTNATVSLASTHPVAKEFVEALWNLPVPHTVGDRYYGGLLYLMSLLHCSGQFKIYKPKK, translated from the coding sequence ATGGCTTGCCACCTTGTGATAGGTGGTAGTCTTTTACTATCCATGTTGTCCTGTTCTCCGCAGGCAAACTCCTCCTTACAAACAGGTAAAGGAGCATATGCCACCAGGCAGTACCGTAATCTATTCAAAGAAAATGGGCATGCGGAAGAAGAAGTCCTAAGGAAGATACAAGCAGGTTATCAGCAGTTATTTGAGGGCGACTCTGCCACCCAGGCTATCTATTTTGCGGCGGGGAAGAACGAGAAAGGGCCTTTGGCCTATATCTATGACGTGTACAACAAAGACGTGCGTAGCGAGGGCATGTCATACGGGATGATGATTGCCGTGCAAATGGACAAGAAAACAGAGTTTGATGCCCTCTGGAACTATGCCATGACACACATGTACATAGACCAGCCAGGACACCCTTCAGAGGGATATTTTGCCTGGTCTGTGAAGCCAGATGGCACGCGCAACTCAGAAGGCCCGGCTCCGGATGGCGAAGAGTACTTTGTGACCGCCCTGTATTTTGCCTCTGGCCGATGGGGCAACGGGCAGGGAATCTACCAGTACAAAGAGTGGGCTGATAAGATTTTGACTACCATGCGGCACCACCCTGAGACGTCTGGTACTACCAAGTTCGGTCCGCAAATCTCTGGTCCTATGGTGAACGAGGAGAAAAGAATGATTCTTTTCGTGCCCACAAACCAGGGCAGAAAGTTTACTGACCCATCGTACCACTTACCCGCCTTTTATGAACTGTGGGCCCTCTGGGGACCAAAAGCCGACCGCGAATTTTGGAAAGCAGCCGCTGATACCAGCCGGGCTTTTATTCAGAAAACTACCCATCCTAAAACTGGTCTGGCTCCTGATTACGCCCACTTTGACGGGAAACCAGTGACTACTCCTTTCAACCCAAACTCCCATCACTTTGCCTATGATTCCTGGCGTACTGCCATGAACTGGAGCGTAGACTGGGCCTGGTGGCAGAAAGACCCTAAAGAACAAGAACTCAGCAACAGAATTCAAGCTTTCTTCGCCTCTGAGGGACTTACGTCTTATGGACACATCTATACCCTTGACGGAAAAAAGGTAAGTTCCGGACCTTCGGCGGGGTTGATTTCTACAAACGCTACCGTAAGTCTAGCCTCCACTCATCCTGTGGCCAAGGAATTTGTAGAAGCCCTCTGGAACTTGCCGGTTCCACATACCGTAGGGGACCGTTATTACGGTGGTTTGCTGTATCTGATGAGTTTGCTGCATTGCAGCGGCCAGTTTAAGATTTACAAACCTAAGAAATAG
- a CDS encoding class I SAM-dependent methyltransferase yields the protein MSVSNFYDEYTKQQFQKGIHIRHRTILKNLKEAGLKSDSRVLEIGCGIGTVTHLLAKATPQGKVLAVDISPKSIDMARRFNQQFNHVEFAVSDMTDFERPEKFDFVVLPDVIEHIPLEQHPNLFKVIAKHLHPKSVVTINIPHPLYLTWVREHQPELLQVIDQPIHTDELLRNTYAAGLYLHKLESYSLFSQVEDYQWIVMKQRLVPEKVQPKSKVDLKLQDLSSKWL from the coding sequence ATGTCAGTATCTAACTTTTACGACGAATATACCAAGCAGCAGTTCCAAAAAGGAATCCACATCCGGCACCGGACTATTCTGAAAAACCTGAAAGAAGCAGGGCTGAAGTCTGATTCAAGGGTGTTGGAGATTGGCTGCGGAATCGGGACCGTGACACACTTGCTGGCCAAAGCAACGCCGCAGGGGAAAGTCTTGGCCGTAGACATCAGCCCGAAGAGCATTGACATGGCCCGTCGGTTCAACCAGCAGTTTAACCACGTAGAGTTCGCCGTGTCTGACATGACTGATTTTGAGCGTCCGGAGAAATTTGACTTTGTGGTATTGCCTGATGTGATTGAGCATATTCCGCTGGAGCAGCACCCCAACCTGTTTAAGGTGATTGCGAAGCACCTGCATCCTAAATCGGTGGTGACCATTAACATTCCGCACCCGTTATACCTGACCTGGGTGCGCGAGCATCAGCCGGAGTTGCTGCAGGTAATTGACCAGCCCATCCATACTGATGAGTTACTGCGCAATACCTACGCCGCCGGTTTGTACCTGCACAAGCTGGAGAGCTACTCGCTGTTCTCACAGGTGGAGGATTACCAATGGATTGTTATGAAGCAGCGTCTAGTACCAGAGAAGGTGCAGCCCAAGTCTAAGGTAGACCTGAAACTGCAGGATTTGTCCTCTAAGTGGCTGTAG
- a CDS encoding Gfo/Idh/MocA family protein: MSEKIKFAVIGAGHIGKRHATMVQRHPEGELVAMVDTDPARLDEMEPFGVPFFTSMEEYLASGPKADVICVCTPNGFHADQAMLALENGCHVVCEKPMALSKADCERIIYKSLQTSKLVFCVMQNRYSPPSLWLKEMVSEKRLGEIYLVQINCYWNRDNRYYKAGTWKGKQALDGGTLFTQFSHFIDIMYWLFGDIKNIHGRFMDFNHQHLTDFEDSGLIHFDFMNGGAGTLNYSTAVWDTNLESSMTIIGEKGSIKVGGQYMNEVEYCHVQDYVMPNLPPSSPANDYGHYKGSAANHHFIFENVIDTLKGKTFATTNALEGLKVVEIIERIYALKK; the protein is encoded by the coding sequence ATGTCAGAAAAGATAAAGTTTGCAGTAATAGGAGCGGGCCACATTGGTAAGCGCCACGCCACCATGGTACAGCGCCATCCCGAAGGGGAATTGGTGGCCATGGTAGACACCGATCCAGCCCGGTTAGATGAGATGGAACCCTTTGGCGTGCCCTTCTTCACCAGCATGGAAGAGTACCTGGCCTCTGGCCCTAAGGCCGATGTCATCTGCGTTTGCACGCCCAACGGCTTCCACGCCGACCAAGCCATGCTGGCCCTGGAAAACGGCTGCCATGTGGTTTGCGAGAAACCCATGGCCTTGAGTAAAGCCGACTGCGAGCGCATCATCTACAAATCGCTGCAGACCTCAAAGCTGGTATTCTGCGTGATGCAAAACCGTTACAGTCCCCCTTCGTTGTGGCTCAAGGAAATGGTTTCGGAGAAGCGGCTTGGCGAGATTTATTTAGTGCAAATTAACTGCTACTGGAACCGTGACAACCGGTATTACAAAGCTGGTACCTGGAAAGGGAAGCAAGCCCTGGACGGCGGAACCCTGTTCACCCAGTTCAGCCATTTCATTGACATCATGTACTGGTTGTTCGGAGATATCAAGAACATCCATGGCCGATTCATGGATTTTAACCACCAGCACCTCACTGATTTTGAAGACAGCGGCCTCATCCACTTCGATTTTATGAACGGAGGCGCCGGTACGCTCAACTATTCCACCGCCGTCTGGGACACAAATCTGGAAAGCAGCATGACAATCATCGGGGAAAAGGGAAGCATCAAGGTTGGCGGACAGTACATGAACGAGGTGGAATACTGCCACGTGCAGGATTACGTCATGCCCAATCTTCCACCCAGCAGCCCTGCCAATGACTACGGCCATTACAAAGGCAGTGCCGCCAATCACCATTTCATTTTTGAGAACGTGATTGACACCCTCAAAGGCAAAACCTTCGCCACCACCAACGCCCTTGAAGGTCTCAAAGTAGTGGAGATTATTGAACGCATTTACGCATTAAAGAAGTAG
- a CDS encoding glycosyltransferase family 4 protein: protein MPARKPVLLYFYPAQSSFVVKDLRLMEQRYEVRHKGFLPAKKWQTPLVWLGQVIFLLRHIWQAEALVCMFAGYHSFFPALFGKLARSPCLIVAGGTDCVSFPSIGYGVFSNPLLGKFARWSYQLAAHIAPVHEKLVWQDYTYQPNDFPHQGFRYHCPDLKTPHTVVYNGYDATFWKPIPNVVRESNTFLTVCAGLNMRFTQRLKGVDLILEAARKVPHATFTIVGAPENFQFTTQPANVRLLPKMPLADLIEVYSGHTFYLQLSMSEGFPNALSESMLCGCVPVVSKVAAMPDLIEDSGFLLPQRSPDLLEELILEAIGTKELFQLGQKARAIIAGQYPEQRREQELLGLLQKLTSAS, encoded by the coding sequence ATGCCGGCGCGTAAACCTGTTCTGCTTTATTTCTACCCCGCCCAGTCTTCCTTTGTGGTGAAAGACCTGCGGCTGATGGAGCAGCGGTACGAGGTCCGGCACAAAGGTTTTTTGCCAGCCAAAAAATGGCAGACTCCGCTGGTATGGCTGGGACAAGTTATTTTCCTACTGCGTCACATCTGGCAAGCCGAAGCGCTGGTTTGCATGTTTGCCGGGTACCATTCCTTTTTTCCTGCCCTGTTCGGGAAACTAGCCCGAAGTCCCTGTCTGATTGTTGCTGGTGGTACCGATTGCGTCTCCTTTCCCAGCATTGGCTATGGGGTCTTCTCCAATCCCCTTTTAGGTAAGTTCGCCCGCTGGTCGTATCAATTAGCTGCGCATATTGCGCCGGTGCATGAAAAGCTGGTGTGGCAGGACTACACCTATCAGCCCAACGACTTCCCGCACCAGGGATTCCGCTATCATTGTCCCGATTTGAAGACGCCCCATACCGTGGTGTACAACGGGTATGATGCTACTTTCTGGAAACCAATCCCAAACGTGGTGCGGGAGTCCAACACGTTTTTGACCGTCTGCGCGGGCTTGAACATGCGCTTCACCCAGCGATTGAAAGGAGTAGACCTTATTTTGGAAGCCGCCCGCAAAGTACCCCATGCCACTTTCACCATTGTTGGTGCCCCAGAAAATTTCCAATTCACAACCCAACCTGCCAACGTTCGGCTACTGCCCAAAATGCCTCTGGCTGATTTAATTGAAGTCTACAGTGGGCACACGTTCTACCTACAACTATCCATGTCAGAAGGCTTCCCTAACGCGCTGAGTGAAAGTATGCTGTGCGGCTGCGTGCCCGTGGTTAGTAAGGTAGCAGCTATGCCAGATTTGATTGAGGATAGCGGGTTCTTGCTACCGCAACGAAGCCCAGATCTACTGGAAGAACTGATTCTGGAAGCAATCGGCACCAAAGAGCTCTTTCAATTGGGGCAGAAGGCCAGAGCTATAATTGCCGGGCAATACCCAGAGCAGCGGAGAGAACAGGAACTCCTTGGCTTGTTGCAGAAACTAACTTCAGCAAGTTAA
- a CDS encoding polysaccharide deacetylase family protein has protein sequence MQVLFDYVLFHFKRVYHLPEPLDISYGFQNSSRIQIRQSSTTFFSQKEAQPESVIWKDWQGTSLPLFFVSFTELDWLTQTASGTVVVNYDLIASGFYLLSGWQEFYSSNRDQFGRFPYASSVQARHKFITKPIVNYYFEVLRAAVELAYGQKITQKTWNGKPFATCLSHDIDYCQSAWKVAGKPALQKGRLGLFLKLAAQKALGKDAWFNFQQVEQELEQLNAKASFFFLPEQGNYQGHPNADYNVCSNLTQQQINRLQQAGHEIAVHGSHGSSINLEQLKSEKEKLAIPVTGNRFHYLRFDPDRTPEVVDELGFTYDSTLGFPEHFGFRNSYCHPFKLFNFNSGQSTDTWEVPLNLMDVTLNHPNYLQLMPLQVLPAITPMLNEIIRFNGVFTLLWHNENFSAYGLQGGLQMFQEITQFLQKQGTGFFTIHEVVKQTEA, from the coding sequence GTGCAAGTCCTCTTTGATTATGTGCTCTTCCATTTCAAGCGGGTCTACCACTTACCAGAGCCGCTTGATATAAGCTATGGCTTTCAGAACAGTAGCCGAATTCAGATCAGGCAATCCTCAACTACCTTTTTCTCCCAAAAAGAAGCGCAACCGGAAAGTGTAATTTGGAAAGATTGGCAAGGCACTTCTCTTCCCCTCTTCTTTGTTTCTTTTACTGAGTTAGACTGGCTTACCCAAACTGCCTCCGGAACAGTAGTAGTCAATTATGATCTCATTGCCTCTGGTTTTTACCTGTTAAGCGGCTGGCAGGAATTTTACAGCAGCAACCGTGATCAATTTGGCCGGTTTCCTTACGCTTCTTCGGTGCAGGCAAGGCATAAGTTCATCACCAAACCCATCGTAAACTACTACTTTGAGGTTTTGCGGGCCGCGGTGGAACTTGCATACGGGCAAAAGATTACACAAAAAACCTGGAACGGAAAACCCTTTGCTACCTGCCTCTCCCACGACATTGATTATTGCCAAAGCGCCTGGAAAGTAGCCGGAAAACCAGCTTTACAGAAAGGCAGATTAGGTTTGTTCTTAAAACTAGCCGCACAAAAAGCCTTGGGGAAAGATGCTTGGTTTAACTTTCAGCAAGTAGAACAGGAATTAGAGCAGCTAAATGCCAAAGCCTCCTTTTTCTTTTTACCTGAGCAAGGCAACTACCAAGGCCATCCTAACGCTGATTATAATGTTTGCTCTAATTTAACCCAGCAACAAATAAACCGTTTGCAGCAAGCAGGACATGAAATTGCGGTACACGGCAGCCATGGCAGTAGCATCAATCTTGAGCAATTGAAATCTGAAAAGGAAAAGCTGGCTATTCCGGTAACTGGCAACCGGTTTCACTACTTACGCTTTGATCCGGATAGAACGCCAGAAGTAGTAGATGAATTGGGTTTCACTTATGACAGCACCCTGGGTTTTCCGGAGCACTTTGGCTTTAGAAACAGCTACTGCCATCCATTTAAGCTGTTTAATTTCAATTCGGGCCAAAGCACAGACACCTGGGAAGTGCCCCTGAACTTAATGGATGTCACCCTCAACCATCCCAACTATCTGCAGCTAATGCCACTTCAAGTACTGCCTGCTATAACTCCCATGCTCAATGAAATTATCAGGTTCAATGGAGTTTTTACGCTGCTGTGGCATAACGAGAACTTCAGTGCGTATGGCTTGCAAGGTGGTTTACAGATGTTTCAGGAGATTACCCAGTTTCTTCAGAAACAAGGAACAGGTTTTTTCACTATCCATGAGGTAGTAAAGCAAACCGAAGCCTGA
- the ffh gene encoding signal recognition particle protein codes for MFENLSTKLDRAFKTLKGQGSITEINVAQTIKEVRRALVDADVNYKVAKTVTDKIKDEAMGRDVLIAVSPGQLMVKIVHEELTELMGGEKKDININGSPAIVLIAGLQGSGKTTFTGKLANFLKRQGKGVMVAACDVYRPAAIDQLNVLADQVGVDFYAERESKDPVSIARNAVEHAKRTGKKVIIIDTAGRLAVDEAMMQEIYDIKEAIRPTETLFVVDSMTGQDAVNTAKTFNERINFDGVVLTKLDGDSRGGAALSIRAVVEKPIKFISTGEKMEALDLFYPDRMAQRILGMGDVISLVERAQQTFDEDEAKRINKNIRKNQFNFDDFLSQLEQIKRMGDIKDLVGMIPGVSKMLKDVDIDESAFAPIEAIIKSMTKEERQNPDMISGSRRNRIAKGSGTTIQQVNNLMKQFNDMRKMMRSMNKMAGTKGGLAKLGNMMGRR; via the coding sequence ATGTTTGAGAATTTAAGTACCAAGCTGGACCGCGCCTTTAAAACCCTGAAGGGACAAGGCAGCATCACCGAGATCAACGTTGCCCAGACCATCAAAGAAGTGCGCCGCGCCTTAGTGGATGCCGACGTAAACTACAAGGTGGCCAAAACGGTAACCGACAAGATCAAGGACGAGGCCATGGGCCGCGACGTTCTGATTGCGGTTTCTCCGGGCCAGTTGATGGTGAAAATCGTGCACGAAGAACTCACCGAGTTAATGGGTGGCGAGAAGAAAGACATTAACATCAACGGTTCTCCCGCTATTGTATTAATTGCTGGTCTGCAAGGTTCTGGTAAAACCACTTTTACTGGTAAACTGGCCAACTTCCTGAAAAGACAAGGAAAAGGCGTGATGGTGGCTGCCTGTGACGTGTACCGTCCGGCTGCGATTGACCAGTTGAACGTGTTAGCAGACCAGGTAGGCGTAGACTTCTATGCCGAGCGCGAGTCAAAAGATCCGGTTTCTATTGCCCGCAATGCGGTAGAGCACGCGAAGCGTACCGGTAAGAAAGTAATCATCATTGACACTGCTGGTCGTTTGGCCGTGGATGAGGCAATGATGCAGGAAATTTACGACATCAAGGAGGCCATTAGGCCAACGGAGACTTTGTTTGTGGTTGACTCCATGACGGGTCAGGATGCTGTAAATACTGCCAAAACCTTCAACGAGCGCATCAACTTTGATGGCGTGGTGTTGACTAAGTTGGATGGTGACTCCAGGGGTGGTGCTGCCCTCTCCATCAGAGCCGTAGTAGAGAAACCAATCAAGTTTATTTCTACCGGTGAGAAAATGGAAGCCCTGGACCTGTTCTATCCAGACCGGATGGCCCAGCGTATCTTGGGTATGGGTGACGTAATCTCCCTGGTAGAGCGTGCGCAGCAGACCTTTGACGAGGACGAAGCCAAGCGTATCAACAAGAACATCCGTAAAAACCAGTTCAACTTTGATGACTTCTTGTCGCAGTTAGAGCAGATCAAGCGGATGGGTGATATCAAAGACCTGGTAGGCATGATCCCGGGGGTAAGCAAAATGCTGAAAGACGTGGACATTGACGAAAGCGCCTTTGCCCCAATTGAGGCAATCATCAAGTCTATGACCAAGGAAGAGCGCCAGAACCCAGATATGATCAGCGGCAGCCGCCGTAACCGTATCGCAAAAGGTTCAGGAACTACTATTCAGCAGGTGAACAATCTTATGAAGCAGTTCAACGACATGCGTAAAATGATGCGCAGCATGAACAAGATGGCTGGTACCAAAGGCGGTCTTGCCAAGTTGGGTAACATGATGGGACGTCGCTAG
- a CDS encoding oligosaccharide flippase family protein, with protein sequence MDVIRKQGYLNTIISTVGMVIGYLNTVLVLPYFLADPDKVGLTRFLIAVSPVFAQFAALGFTNTSARYFPYFRDRDKQHNGFLFLMLTIPMLGFAVVTVLFLLLKPAVFDLYRVTSPLAVEYYYYIIPLSFFTLLFLLLDAYLRSLYKTIVQTFLQDFLVRILTMATAALFYWGFVDFQQFVILFIAANSCTAFICIIYLLWLRQFFVRPGRNMFQIVPIKEVVQYGLYAFLGNISGTIITFTDTAMIMAYNGLSDVAYYTTGYFITSAILVPYRSMNKILSPQVADLFKQQNFTALGKLYKNMTRVNLLIGLLLFLGIWCNVDNIFTLMPKEYSAGRYVILFMGIARIFELATGLNAMILVTSHKYRYDLILNILMVALVIVTNYLLIPPYGISGAAFASMLVFILINVFRVAFVGYFFKMQPFGWNSLLLLLIGGVAYLASWMLPQLPNLFLDIAVRSILITAVYGGFAIGLKVSPELNNGIQKTLLRFGLAKQG encoded by the coding sequence ATGGATGTTATCCGCAAGCAGGGTTATCTGAACACCATTATCTCCACCGTTGGAATGGTCATTGGGTACCTGAACACCGTTTTGGTTCTTCCTTATTTTCTCGCCGATCCGGACAAAGTGGGGCTTACCCGTTTTCTGATCGCTGTTTCTCCGGTGTTCGCTCAGTTTGCCGCTTTAGGGTTCACCAATACCAGTGCCCGGTATTTCCCCTATTTCCGCGATCGTGACAAGCAGCACAACGGCTTTCTTTTCCTGATGCTCACCATCCCCATGCTGGGTTTTGCGGTGGTCACAGTCTTGTTCCTGCTGCTAAAGCCCGCTGTGTTTGATTTGTACCGGGTCACCTCACCGTTGGCGGTAGAGTACTACTACTACATTATCCCGCTGAGTTTCTTCACGTTGCTGTTTCTCTTGCTGGATGCATACCTGCGCTCGCTTTACAAAACCATTGTGCAGACCTTCTTGCAAGATTTTTTGGTGCGGATTTTAACCATGGCAACCGCCGCTCTCTTTTATTGGGGCTTTGTAGATTTTCAGCAGTTTGTCATTTTGTTCATTGCCGCTAATTCTTGCACGGCCTTTATCTGCATCATCTATCTGCTTTGGCTGCGTCAGTTCTTTGTGCGGCCCGGCCGAAACATGTTCCAGATTGTTCCCATCAAAGAAGTGGTGCAATACGGCCTGTATGCTTTTTTGGGAAATATCTCAGGTACAATTATTACGTTCACTGATACGGCCATGATCATGGCGTATAATGGACTTTCTGATGTGGCCTACTACACCACCGGTTATTTTATCACCAGCGCTATCTTGGTGCCTTACCGGTCCATGAACAAGATTTTAAGTCCGCAGGTAGCTGATCTTTTTAAGCAACAAAACTTTACGGCTTTAGGAAAGCTGTACAAGAACATGACCCGGGTTAATCTACTCATAGGCCTGCTGCTATTCTTAGGCATCTGGTGCAACGTAGATAACATCTTCACTTTGATGCCCAAAGAGTACAGTGCCGGACGGTACGTGATCTTGTTCATGGGCATTGCCCGAATCTTTGAACTAGCTACCGGTTTAAACGCCATGATTCTGGTGACTTCTCATAAATACCGATATGATCTGATATTGAACATTTTGATGGTGGCACTGGTCATTGTTACCAATTACCTGCTCATACCACCCTATGGCATCAGCGGAGCCGCCTTTGCCTCCATGTTGGTGTTTATCCTGATCAATGTATTTAGAGTGGCATTTGTAGGCTATTTCTTCAAAATGCAACCGTTTGGCTGGAATTCACTGCTGTTGCTATTAATTGGGGGTGTCGCGTACCTCGCTTCCTGGATGTTGCCTCAATTACCGAATTTGTTTTTGGATATAGCCGTAAGATCCATCCTGATCACCGCGGTGTACGGAGGGTTTGCGATTGGTCTAAAGGTTTCCCCGGAACTGAATAACGGAATTCAAAAGACTCTTTTACGCTTCGGTTTGGCAAAACAGGGGTAA
- a CDS encoding nucleoside deaminase, with translation MADSTSSKENFMREAIRLSIEKMREGKGGPFGAVVVKNGEIIAHGFNNVTSSNDPTAHAEVDAIRKACQVLGTFQLTGCELYTSCEPCPMCLGAIYWARLDKVYYGNTKADAAAVGFDDAFIYEELELPLHSRSLSMEQLLHEEALEGFKAWEQHEGRTDY, from the coding sequence ATGGCTGATTCGACTTCTTCCAAAGAAAACTTTATGCGTGAAGCCATCCGGCTATCCATAGAAAAAATGAGAGAAGGCAAAGGTGGTCCTTTTGGAGCCGTGGTGGTCAAAAATGGAGAAATCATTGCGCATGGGTTCAACAATGTCACCTCCAGCAATGACCCTACTGCCCATGCTGAGGTAGATGCTATTAGAAAGGCTTGCCAGGTTTTAGGCACTTTTCAGCTCACGGGCTGTGAACTCTACACCAGCTGCGAACCTTGCCCCATGTGCTTAGGCGCCATTTACTGGGCACGCCTAGACAAAGTCTATTATGGCAACACCAAAGCAGACGCCGCCGCGGTAGGTTTTGACGATGCCTTCATCTATGAAGAACTGGAACTACCGCTTCATTCCCGTTCGCTTTCCATGGAACAGCTTCTGCACGAAGAGGCTTTGGAAGGGTTCAAAGCATGGGAACAGCATGAGGGAAGAACTGATTATTGA
- a CDS encoding glycosyltransferase family 4 protein: MKSTGTHSPAHALLITYYWPPSGGAGVQRCLKFVKHLPQFGVTPTVITVDEQQASYPVLDTSLLAEVPKEVKVIRTATREPFEFYKKITGKKDIPFGGFANTGQETWKQKLFKFLRGNLFIPDPRVGWNRFALAAAKKSIQEQQVKAIVTSSPPHSTQLIGLKLKKQFAGLRWIADMRDPWTDIYYYQDLNHTALAQKLDARYEREALEQADAVVVVSEDMKRLFLNKSTNLDPKKIHVIPNGYDEADFVHPSTPSSEEFVITYTGTLTEAYNVTGFFQAVCEVMTKNPLMRYRLRFVGKVSAGIKQQIEEAGLPLITEYIDYVPHEESIKYLMASTVLFMAIPDVPNNFGILTGKLFEYLASNKPIICIGPVQGDVDKILDECGAGRVFHYSGFELIVDYLMQLSKTWKVNHNLDLPIINYTQYSRRSLTEQLAKLILQ; encoded by the coding sequence TTGAAATCAACTGGCACACATTCTCCTGCGCACGCATTACTGATCACTTATTACTGGCCGCCTTCCGGAGGAGCCGGGGTACAACGCTGCCTTAAGTTTGTGAAGCACCTGCCTCAATTTGGGGTTACACCCACCGTTATCACCGTAGATGAGCAACAGGCCTCCTATCCGGTGCTGGATACATCTTTGTTAGCGGAGGTGCCCAAAGAAGTCAAGGTCATCCGGACTGCTACCCGTGAACCGTTTGAATTTTACAAGAAGATTACGGGCAAGAAAGACATTCCTTTTGGAGGATTCGCTAACACAGGACAGGAAACCTGGAAACAGAAGCTTTTCAAATTTCTGAGGGGCAACCTGTTTATCCCTGACCCAAGGGTAGGTTGGAACCGCTTTGCGCTTGCCGCTGCTAAAAAATCCATTCAGGAACAGCAGGTGAAGGCGATTGTCACGTCCAGTCCGCCGCATTCTACCCAACTTATTGGATTGAAGCTAAAAAAGCAATTTGCGGGTCTGCGTTGGATTGCTGACATGCGTGATCCCTGGACCGATATTTACTATTACCAGGACCTGAACCACACCGCACTGGCGCAGAAACTGGATGCCCGCTACGAGCGCGAGGCGCTGGAGCAAGCCGATGCGGTAGTAGTGGTCTCTGAGGATATGAAGCGTTTGTTCCTAAACAAGTCTACTAACTTAGACCCCAAGAAGATTCACGTAATTCCGAACGGGTACGATGAAGCCGATTTTGTGCACCCCTCCACTCCTTCCTCGGAGGAGTTTGTGATTACCTATACGGGTACGCTTACCGAGGCCTACAATGTGACCGGTTTCTTTCAGGCAGTTTGTGAGGTTATGACCAAAAACCCGTTGATGCGGTACCGCCTTCGGTTTGTAGGTAAGGTATCAGCAGGCATTAAACAGCAGATAGAAGAAGCCGGGTTGCCCCTTATTACGGAGTACATTGACTACGTGCCGCATGAGGAATCCATCAAGTACCTCATGGCTAGCACCGTCTTGTTTATGGCTATTCCTGATGTACCTAACAACTTTGGAATTCTAACGGGCAAGTTGTTTGAGTACCTGGCCTCCAACAAACCAATTATCTGCATCGGTCCCGTTCAAGGTGATGTGGACAAGATTCTGGATGAATGCGGTGCTGGGCGTGTGTTCCACTACTCTGGGTTTGAGTTGATAGTTGATTACCTAATGCAACTCAGCAAAACCTGGAAGGTAAACCACAACCTTGATTTACCTATCATCAATTACACGCAATATTCCCGCCGCTCCCTCACAGAGCAACTGGCTAAGTTGATCTTGCAATAA
- a CDS encoding DinB family protein: protein MNALLEPTFLRLEKQREEFCAWVQKAPAPLQHKQPGPNQWSAAQVLFHLARVDQQVVNGLENRLKTRKALKPLKLATKVRSLLLNLLLKLPIKFKAPPQVREVPEQVDLVSVMQEWKETREKLHNILTAYPTQQLGKEVFFHPRAGMLTMPQTLTFLVEHTEHHRRQMRRLLS from the coding sequence ATGAACGCTTTGCTTGAACCAACTTTCCTGCGGCTAGAAAAACAACGGGAAGAATTCTGCGCATGGGTACAAAAAGCTCCTGCGCCTCTTCAACACAAGCAACCAGGCCCAAATCAATGGTCCGCTGCTCAGGTGTTGTTTCACCTGGCCAGGGTTGACCAGCAGGTAGTAAATGGGTTGGAGAACAGGCTTAAAACCAGGAAGGCGCTAAAGCCATTGAAGCTGGCTACAAAAGTCAGGTCTTTATTGCTGAACCTGCTCCTTAAACTACCTATCAAATTCAAAGCCCCACCCCAGGTACGAGAGGTGCCCGAGCAGGTAGACTTAGTTTCAGTCATGCAGGAATGGAAAGAAACCCGGGAAAAACTTCACAACATCTTAACTGCCTACCCCACGCAGCAGCTAGGAAAAGAGGTCTTCTTTCATCCCCGTGCGGGTATGCTGACCATGCCTCAAACCCTTACCTTTCTGGTAGAGCATACAGAACACCACAGAAGGCAAATGCGTCGGCTTCTTTCTTAA